A section of the Bryobacteraceae bacterium genome encodes:
- a CDS encoding amidohydrolase codes for MLPILFLLAAAVGAQAQPAADLLVVHARIYVTARSKPVSAMAVRDGRIAAIGEEALRLAGPATRRLDLGGAPVFPSFIDSHAHMRGLGALLESRDLRHVRSVAEIAAWVRERAATVPKGAWIVGRNWDQTNWGGSFPTARDLDSAAPDHPVFLSRVDGHAAWVNSLALRLAGIDENTPDPPGGRILRDAAGRPTGVLIDQAMGVVRRRIPPPTFAQVKHQLALAAAECARLGLAGVHDAGVSQEDLRAYRELISEGRLAIRIYAMIGGDGPLWREYLNRGPEISPWLTVRAIKLYADGALGSRGAALWQPYSDDRNNTGLLITPRDEIERIARQAAARGFQVCTHAIGDRANRIVLDAYAAVLGGPNDRRFRIEHAQVVSLPDFRLFREFSIIPAIQATHATSDMRWAEARLGPDRIAGAYAWRRFLALGVPLPNGSDFPVEEPGPMAGFYASITRQDAAGNPPGGWTPDQKMTREEALESWTIFPAYAAFEEKLRGTLEPGKYADFIVLDRDIMTIPPAEILRTKVKMHFVAGRLVHEEK; via the coding sequence ATGCTCCCCATTCTATTCCTGCTGGCGGCAGCCGTTGGGGCGCAGGCGCAACCGGCAGCCGACCTGCTCGTCGTCCATGCGCGCATTTATGTCACCGCCCGCTCCAAGCCGGTCTCGGCGATGGCTGTCAGGGACGGCCGCATTGCCGCCATTGGCGAAGAGGCCCTCCGCCTGGCCGGGCCGGCCACGCGCCGCCTGGACCTCGGCGGCGCGCCCGTCTTTCCGTCTTTTATTGACTCCCACGCCCACATGCGCGGCCTCGGCGCCCTGCTGGAATCGCGCGACCTCCGCCATGTGCGCAGCGTGGCGGAAATCGCTGCCTGGGTGCGCGAGCGCGCCGCGACGGTCCCCAAGGGCGCATGGATCGTCGGCCGAAACTGGGATCAGACGAACTGGGGCGGGTCCTTTCCAACCGCGAGGGACCTGGACAGCGCCGCGCCGGACCACCCCGTGTTTCTGTCCCGCGTCGACGGCCACGCTGCCTGGGTCAACTCGCTTGCCCTACGCCTGGCAGGGATCGACGAAAACACGCCCGACCCGCCCGGCGGCCGGATTTTGCGCGACGCCGCAGGCAGGCCGACGGGGGTTCTGATCGACCAGGCGATGGGAGTCGTGCGCCGGCGCATTCCCCCGCCCACGTTCGCGCAGGTCAAGCACCAGCTCGCTCTGGCCGCCGCCGAATGCGCCCGCCTTGGCCTGGCCGGCGTCCACGATGCCGGCGTCTCGCAGGAAGACCTCCGCGCCTACCGCGAGCTCATCTCCGAAGGACGACTCGCCATCCGCATCTATGCGATGATCGGCGGCGACGGGCCCCTCTGGCGCGAGTACCTCAACCGCGGCCCGGAGATCAGCCCGTGGCTGACGGTCCGCGCCATCAAGCTCTATGCCGACGGCGCCCTGGGCTCGCGCGGGGCCGCCCTCTGGCAGCCCTACTCCGACGACCGCAACAACACCGGTCTGCTCATCACTCCCAGAGACGAGATCGAAAGAATCGCCCGCCAGGCGGCCGCCCGCGGCTTCCAGGTCTGCACCCACGCCATCGGCGACCGCGCCAACCGCATCGTCCTCGACGCCTACGCCGCCGTCCTCGGCGGGCCCAACGACCGCCGCTTCCGCATCGAGCACGCCCAGGTCGTCTCCCTGCCCGACTTCCGCCTCTTCCGCGAGTTCTCCATCATCCCCGCCATCCAGGCCACGCATGCCACCAGCGACATGCGCTGGGCCGAGGCCCGCCTCGGCCCGGACCGCATCGCCGGCGCCTACGCCTGGCGGCGTTTTCTTGCGCTCGGCGTTCCGCTGCCCAATGGCAGCGATTTCCCGGTGGAAGAGCCCGGCCCGATGGCCGGCTTCTACGCCTCCATCACCCGCCAGGACGCCGCCGGAAATCCGCCCGGCGGCTGGACGCCGGACCAGAAAATGACCCGCGAAGAGGCGCTTGAATCCTGGACCATTTTCCCGGCCTATGCGGCCTTTGAAGAGAAGCTGCGCGGGACGCTCGAGCCGGGAAAATACGCTGACTTTATCGTGCTGGATCGCGACATCATGACCATCCCGCCGGCCGAAATTCTCCGCACAAAAGTAAAAATGCACTTCGTCGCCGGCCGGCTGGTGCACGAAGAAAAATGA
- a CDS encoding 2-dehydro-3-deoxygluconokinase, which translates to MSQAPVVTFGEIMLRLAPPGFERLLMSPTLVATFGGGEANVAVSVANFGHPARYVTVLPDNPITDAFIYQMRGFGIDTRFIRRAPGRFGIYFVEPGANQRPSKVVYDRAYSSISQARPGDLDWKAIFADAGWFHITGITPALSQSAADLALEAVKTAREMGVPVSCDLNYRKNLWKYGKSAQEVMTEIVRYVDYAIANEEDCQKSLGIQIDVDVASGKLDRGQYQQLAEKVLAAYPNLKLIAITLRESYSASHNGWSACLHDRNEFLVSRHYDITHIVDRVGGGDAFAGGLIFGILNLSSLRDALEFAVAASCLKHSVPGDFNRFSRAEVEALLKEGGSGRVQR; encoded by the coding sequence ATGTCGCAGGCTCCTGTGGTGACGTTTGGTGAAATCATGCTGCGGCTGGCGCCGCCGGGTTTTGAGCGGCTGCTGATGTCGCCCACGCTGGTGGCCACCTTTGGCGGAGGCGAGGCCAACGTCGCCGTCTCGGTCGCCAATTTTGGACATCCGGCCCGTTACGTGACGGTGCTGCCGGACAATCCGATCACGGACGCCTTCATTTACCAGATGCGCGGCTTCGGCATCGACACCCGGTTCATCCGCCGCGCCCCGGGCCGGTTCGGCATTTACTTTGTCGAGCCGGGCGCCAACCAGCGGCCCTCCAAGGTGGTCTACGACCGCGCCTACTCGTCGATTTCCCAGGCCCGGCCGGGCGATCTGGACTGGAAGGCGATCTTCGCCGATGCCGGCTGGTTCCACATCACCGGCATCACGCCAGCTTTGTCGCAGTCGGCGGCCGACCTGGCGCTGGAGGCGGTGAAAACGGCGCGCGAGATGGGCGTGCCGGTGTCCTGCGATCTCAATTACCGGAAGAATCTGTGGAAGTACGGCAAGAGCGCGCAGGAGGTGATGACGGAGATTGTCCGCTACGTGGACTACGCGATTGCCAACGAAGAGGACTGTCAGAAGTCGCTCGGCATCCAGATCGACGTGGACGTGGCGTCCGGCAAGCTGGACCGCGGCCAGTATCAGCAACTGGCCGAGAAAGTGCTGGCGGCGTATCCGAACCTGAAACTGATCGCGATCACGCTGCGGGAGAGTTATTCGGCCTCGCACAATGGCTGGTCGGCGTGCCTGCACGACCGCAACGAATTCCTGGTGAGCCGGCATTATGACATCACGCATATCGTCGACCGCGTGGGCGGCGGAGATGCCTTTGCCGGCGGGCTGATCTTCGGGATTCTGAACTTGTCCTCGCTGCGGGACGCGCTGGAGTTCGCGGTGGCGGCCTCGTGCCTGAAGCACAGCGTGCCGGGCGACTTCAACCGGTTCTCGCGGGCCGAGGTGGAGGCGCTGCTCAAGGAGGGCGGCAGCGGACGCGTGCAGCGCTAG
- the ywqE gene encoding tyrosine-protein phosphatase YwqE: MSHQPAEAMPAGFVDIHAHVLPGVDDGPMDEEQSIAMLEMARRHGTSVLVASPHANPFYTFDPARVEHLIDQLQRRAPSGLALIRGCDFHLTFHNVENALRFPADFAINGRCYLLMELSELTVFANTDSLWGRLEEAGLRIILTHPERNELLRQRMEVIERWVESGRYMQVTAGSLLGHFGAQAQRFCEQMLEAGLVHFVASDAHDLRRRPPRLDEAHAWLARRYSEEFAARLTIENPLAAVEGRPLPAGRLAPPKRATRPPWWRRLAGRGGEA, translated from the coding sequence TTGTCGCACCAGCCAGCCGAGGCAATGCCGGCGGGCTTTGTCGACATCCATGCCCACGTGCTGCCGGGGGTCGATGACGGGCCGATGGATGAAGAGCAAAGTATTGCGATGCTCGAAATGGCCCGGCGTCATGGCACCTCGGTGCTGGTGGCCAGTCCCCACGCCAATCCTTTCTACACCTTTGATCCGGCCCGCGTGGAACATCTTATCGACCAGTTGCAGCGCCGCGCGCCATCGGGGCTTGCCCTGATCCGTGGGTGCGATTTTCACCTCACTTTCCATAACGTAGAAAATGCGCTGCGTTTTCCAGCCGATTTCGCCATCAACGGAAGATGCTATCTGCTGATGGAGCTATCCGAGCTGACCGTCTTTGCCAACACGGACTCGCTCTGGGGCCGGCTGGAAGAGGCCGGGCTGCGGATCATCCTGACGCATCCGGAGCGGAACGAGTTGTTGCGGCAGCGGATGGAAGTGATCGAGCGCTGGGTGGAGTCGGGCCGCTACATGCAGGTGACCGCCGGGAGTCTGCTGGGCCACTTTGGAGCGCAGGCCCAGCGGTTTTGCGAGCAGATGCTGGAGGCGGGGCTGGTGCATTTTGTGGCGAGCGACGCGCACGACCTGCGGCGGCGGCCGCCGCGCCTGGACGAGGCGCATGCGTGGCTGGCGCGGCGGTATTCGGAGGAGTTCGCCGCGCGGCTGACCATCGAGAATCCGCTGGCGGCGGTCGAGGGTCGGCCGCTGCCGGCGGGCCGGCTGGCGCCGCCGAAGCGGGCGACGCGGCCGCCGTGGTGGCGGCGGCTGGCGGGGCGGGGCGGCGAGGCGTGA
- the desC1 gene encoding acyl-CoA desaturase, producing the protein MQKQTTPPTPYRLDNVNWVTTIALLLLHIGAVASFFYFDWKSVIVAAVLYWTCVGWGIGMGYHRLLTHRGYKVPKPLEYFFAICGTLTLEGGPIFWVATHRLHHQRSDQPGDPHSPKDGPWWAHIGWIIFGETKHNATEMMAKYAPDLGRDPFYRWLNTYHYVPLIVMSAVLYWAGGLPLFLWGVCTRVVLGLHATWLVNSATHLWGKRRFQTRDDSRNNWWVALLTFGEGWHNNHHAHPVSARHGLTWKELDITWLQIRLLERLGIAKKVQVARLDEQPPVEEEAAA; encoded by the coding sequence GTGCAGAAACAGACAACTCCCCCCACCCCTTATCGCCTGGATAATGTCAACTGGGTGACCACCATTGCGCTGCTGCTGCTCCATATTGGAGCGGTCGCCTCGTTTTTTTATTTCGACTGGAAGTCGGTGATCGTGGCCGCCGTGCTGTATTGGACCTGCGTTGGCTGGGGCATCGGCATGGGCTACCATCGGCTGCTGACGCACCGCGGATACAAGGTGCCGAAGCCGCTGGAGTATTTCTTTGCGATCTGCGGCACGCTGACGCTGGAGGGCGGGCCGATTTTCTGGGTGGCCACTCACCGGCTTCATCACCAGCGCTCCGACCAGCCCGGCGATCCGCACAGTCCGAAAGACGGGCCGTGGTGGGCGCACATCGGATGGATCATTTTTGGCGAGACGAAGCACAATGCCACGGAGATGATGGCCAAGTACGCGCCGGATCTCGGCCGCGACCCCTTCTACCGCTGGCTGAACACGTACCACTACGTGCCGCTGATCGTGATGTCGGCGGTGCTGTACTGGGCGGGCGGGCTGCCGCTGTTTCTGTGGGGCGTGTGCACGCGGGTCGTGCTGGGGCTGCATGCGACGTGGCTGGTGAATTCAGCCACGCACCTGTGGGGCAAGCGGCGATTCCAGACGCGCGACGACAGCCGCAACAACTGGTGGGTGGCGCTGCTGACGTTCGGCGAAGGCTGGCACAACAACCACCACGCGCACCCGGTGTCAGCGCGGCACGGGCTCACCTGGAAAGAGCTGGACATTACGTGGCTGCAAATCCGGCTGCTTGAGCGGCTGGGCATTGCGAAGAAGGTCCAGGTGGCGCGGCTCGACGAGCAACCGCCCGTCGAGGAAGAAGCGGCAGCCTGA
- the fldZ gene encoding 4-carboxy-4-hydroxy-2-oxoadipate aldolase/oxaloacetate decarboxylase: MIRIIVVSLAALLVAAAAFLSGQAPAADPLIEGFRLVEVASVADAMEQLYGQRAYMSHRMRPLFPCKFAGPAVTVLMEKDEHREGSKASQGMLDAIDAAAPGSVYVLVLPDGADIAGIGGLMATAMRYRGLAGAVIDAGVRDVPQIRRIQFPVFSTGVVPSTSINHYRFRAANVPVMCAGVLVRPGDIVTADEDGVAVVPKEKAAEVLKRAQELDDTEHRMYPFIEKFRSIRQAVEKFGRI; this comes from the coding sequence ATGATCCGAATCATCGTCGTCTCTCTCGCCGCCCTGCTCGTGGCGGCGGCCGCCTTCCTGTCGGGGCAGGCCCCGGCGGCGGACCCGCTCATCGAAGGCTTCCGCCTCGTCGAAGTGGCCAGCGTCGCCGATGCCATGGAGCAGCTCTACGGACAGCGCGCCTACATGTCGCACCGCATGCGCCCGCTGTTTCCATGCAAGTTCGCCGGCCCGGCGGTGACAGTGCTCATGGAGAAGGATGAACACCGCGAAGGCAGCAAGGCGTCCCAGGGGATGCTCGACGCCATTGACGCCGCCGCCCCGGGCTCGGTCTACGTGCTCGTACTGCCCGACGGCGCCGACATCGCCGGCATCGGCGGCCTTATGGCCACGGCCATGCGCTACCGCGGACTCGCCGGCGCCGTCATCGATGCCGGCGTCCGCGACGTGCCCCAGATCCGCCGCATCCAGTTCCCCGTCTTCAGCACCGGCGTCGTCCCGTCCACGTCCATCAACCACTACCGCTTCAGGGCCGCCAACGTGCCGGTCATGTGCGCCGGCGTCCTCGTCCGCCCCGGAGACATCGTCACCGCGGATGAGGACGGCGTGGCCGTCGTCCCGAAGGAAAAGGCCGCCGAAGTCCTCAAACGCGCCCAGGAGCTCGATGACACCGAGCACCGGATGTATCCCTTCATCGAAAAATTCCGCAGCATCCGCCAGGCGGTCGAAAAATTCGGGCGCATCTGA
- a CDS encoding permease → MESTAAPDRPARTASLLASLLLITAILYFGRVFFITFVIAVLLAFLLEPVVNGLMRLRAPRGLASFLACALMLAVVYLLGLGLWLQVQGLWEDLPNYSRRIAELVDAAVQQIEEVEKTAREIIVPKRLREPPPPPQQPPSQPKSRRKSAPPATSPAPQVQEVRIQREEGQLVNAIYQRLAAYTDAALMASFVPFLVYFMLSWRDHILRAVLNALPGERERQSMLQAWNGIAHVARAYLVGNFILGVLLSVASASFFWFVKLPYWQVVGPLSGFLSLVPYLGLPLALIPPLIAALPIYNTLPAYLVIGATTAVFHLIALNLLYPKLVGARVHLNPLVVTIALMFWYLLWGAAGLFLAIPITAGLKAAFDSIPSLRPYGQILGT, encoded by the coding sequence ATGGAGAGCACCGCTGCCCCCGACCGGCCCGCCCGCACCGCCAGCCTGCTTGCTTCCCTGTTGTTGATCACCGCGATTCTCTACTTCGGCCGCGTCTTCTTCATCACCTTCGTCATCGCCGTTCTGCTCGCGTTCCTTCTTGAGCCGGTCGTCAACGGTCTGATGCGGCTCCGCGCTCCCCGCGGCCTGGCCAGCTTCCTTGCCTGCGCGCTGATGCTCGCCGTCGTCTACCTGCTCGGACTCGGACTCTGGCTTCAGGTGCAGGGCCTGTGGGAAGACCTGCCCAATTACAGCCGCCGCATCGCCGAACTGGTCGACGCCGCCGTCCAGCAGATCGAGGAAGTCGAAAAGACGGCGCGCGAAATCATCGTCCCAAAGCGGCTCCGGGAACCTCCGCCGCCGCCACAGCAGCCTCCCTCGCAGCCCAAATCGCGCCGCAAGTCCGCCCCGCCCGCCACGTCTCCCGCGCCCCAGGTGCAGGAGGTGCGCATCCAGCGGGAGGAGGGCCAGCTCGTCAACGCCATCTACCAGCGGCTGGCCGCCTACACTGACGCCGCGCTCATGGCGTCCTTCGTCCCGTTCCTCGTCTACTTCATGCTGAGCTGGCGCGACCACATCCTCCGCGCCGTGCTCAACGCCCTGCCGGGCGAACGCGAACGCCAGAGCATGCTCCAGGCCTGGAACGGCATCGCCCACGTGGCCCGCGCCTACCTCGTCGGCAACTTCATTCTCGGCGTGCTGCTCTCGGTGGCCAGCGCCAGCTTCTTCTGGTTCGTGAAGCTCCCCTACTGGCAGGTGGTCGGCCCGCTCAGCGGTTTTCTCAGCCTGGTCCCCTACCTCGGCCTGCCGCTGGCGCTGATTCCTCCGCTCATCGCCGCCCTGCCCATCTACAACACCCTCCCCGCCTACCTGGTCATCGGCGCCACCACTGCCGTCTTCCACCTCATCGCGCTCAATCTGCTGTACCCGAAACTGGTGGGCGCGCGCGTCCACCTCAATCCGCTGGTCGTCACCATCGCGCTGATGTTCTGGTACCTGCTGTGGGGCGCCGCCGGCCTGTTCCTCGCCATTCCCATCACCGCAGGTCTCAAGGCCGCCTTCGACAGCATCCCCTCGCTGCGGCCCTACGGCCAGATCCTCGGCACCTGA
- a CDS encoding xylose isomerase, giving the protein MTLSRRRLLQAAPAAAAAGAPAQGAQPGAARRIRLAVSTYSYWHFRGERYPIEKVIDHAAELGFEGVEILHRQMRDESPSYVNALKRRAFLHGLSFPMLSIHQDFVFPAADERRRQIEHTRRCLELAARLGIPCVRLNSGRWKTIPSFDELMKVKGQEPPLPGYTEEDAIGWCVGAIERLIPVCERLGVMLALENHWGLTTDVDTLLRIHRTVNSPWLGINLDTGNYPGDPYEGIRKLAPHASIVQAKTYYGGGEWYTLELDYRRIAGILREAGFAGWVSLEMEGREEARTAVEKSYRMLREAFG; this is encoded by the coding sequence ATGACACTCTCACGACGCCGTCTTCTTCAGGCCGCGCCGGCGGCCGCGGCCGCGGGCGCGCCCGCGCAGGGCGCTCAACCGGGGGCCGCGCGGCGGATCCGGCTGGCGGTTTCGACATATTCGTATTGGCACTTCCGCGGCGAGCGCTATCCGATTGAAAAGGTCATCGATCACGCGGCGGAGCTCGGCTTTGAGGGCGTGGAAATCCTGCACCGGCAGATGCGCGACGAGTCGCCCTCGTATGTGAACGCGCTCAAGCGCCGCGCCTTTCTGCACGGGCTGAGTTTCCCGATGCTTTCGATTCACCAGGATTTTGTGTTTCCGGCCGCCGACGAGCGGCGCCGCCAGATCGAGCACACGCGGCGGTGCCTGGAGCTGGCGGCGCGGCTGGGCATTCCGTGCGTGCGGCTCAACAGCGGGCGCTGGAAAACCATTCCGTCTTTCGACGAGCTGATGAAGGTGAAGGGTCAGGAGCCGCCGCTGCCCGGCTATACGGAGGAAGACGCCATTGGATGGTGCGTGGGGGCCATCGAGCGGCTGATCCCCGTGTGCGAGCGCCTGGGCGTAATGCTGGCGCTTGAGAATCACTGGGGCCTGACCACGGACGTGGACACGCTGCTGCGGATCCACCGGACGGTGAACTCCCCGTGGCTCGGCATCAATCTCGATACCGGCAATTATCCGGGCGACCCGTATGAAGGCATCCGGAAGCTGGCGCCGCATGCCAGCATCGTGCAGGCCAAGACCTACTATGGCGGGGGCGAGTGGTACACGCTGGAGCTGGACTACAGGCGCATTGCCGGCATCCTGCGCGAGGCAGGCTTCGCCGGCTGGGTCAGCCTGGAGATGGAGGGAAGGGAAGAGGCGCGCACGGCGGTGGAGAAGAGCTACCGGATGCTGCGCGAGGCCTTCGGCTGA
- a CDS encoding sulfatase produces MHPHPTRRSLAALPFFPIVRSSQPPRPNILWITAEDMGPHLGACGDPFSVTPHLDRLAARGAIYMNAWSNAPVCAPARTAIISGMDPCALGAHHMRSMAPMPAGVRMFPSYLRDAGYYCTNNVKEDYNLVKPPGTWDESSNTAHYRHRAKGQPFFAVFNLTITHESQIRRRPHTLVHDPARAPVPAYHPDTPEVRHDWAQYYDNITAMDAQAGALLAELENGGLLDDTIIFFYGDHGPGMPRSKRWPYNSGLNVGIVVSIPPKFRHLSAPGYVEGGRSGRLVSFIDLAPTVLSLAGLRPPEHFHGKPFLGPWAAPPHRYLFGFRGRMDERLDCVRSVRDARYVYIRNYMPHLIYGQYLAYMWETPTTQVWERLYREGRLSEVQRRFWEPKPPEELYDLHSDPDEVRNLASSPAHRRILDRLRAEHRRHELAIRDVGLLAESEMHARAAGESPFDMAKDPKRFDTVRIFEAAQLASALDPRAAPQLATMLGDRDSGVRYWGAMGLLMRGPKAAAAHRGALARALLDSSPAVRIAAAEALGRYGSDDDLRAAMAALVPLCHPVNHGAWAALEALNAVDALGPRARPWLAEILAMPDEDPKAPERVRSEYIRRMRERLQRTSS; encoded by the coding sequence ATGCATCCGCACCCCACACGCCGGTCCCTCGCCGCCCTGCCCTTCTTTCCCATCGTCCGGTCTAGCCAGCCGCCCCGCCCCAACATTCTCTGGATCACCGCCGAAGACATGGGCCCGCACCTGGGCGCCTGCGGCGATCCCTTCTCGGTGACGCCGCACCTCGACCGTCTCGCCGCCCGCGGCGCCATCTACATGAACGCGTGGTCGAATGCGCCCGTCTGCGCTCCGGCGCGCACCGCCATCATCAGTGGCATGGATCCCTGCGCCCTCGGCGCCCACCACATGCGCTCGATGGCGCCGATGCCCGCCGGCGTCCGCATGTTCCCCTCCTACCTTCGCGACGCCGGCTACTACTGCACAAACAACGTCAAGGAGGACTACAACCTCGTCAAGCCGCCGGGCACGTGGGACGAATCCTCCAACACGGCGCATTATCGCCACCGCGCCAAAGGGCAGCCCTTTTTTGCCGTTTTCAATCTCACCATCACCCACGAAAGCCAGATCCGCCGCCGGCCGCACACGCTCGTCCATGACCCCGCCCGCGCGCCCGTCCCCGCCTATCACCCGGACACGCCGGAAGTCCGCCACGACTGGGCGCAGTATTACGACAACATCACCGCCATGGACGCCCAGGCTGGCGCGCTGCTTGCGGAGCTCGAAAATGGCGGGCTGCTGGACGACACGATCATTTTCTTCTACGGCGACCACGGCCCGGGCATGCCGCGCAGCAAAAGATGGCCCTATAATTCCGGCCTGAACGTTGGAATTGTCGTCTCCATTCCGCCAAAATTCCGCCACCTTTCCGCGCCCGGCTACGTCGAAGGCGGACGCTCCGGGCGGCTGGTCTCCTTCATCGACCTCGCGCCCACCGTCCTCAGTCTCGCCGGCCTCCGCCCACCGGAACATTTCCACGGCAAACCGTTTCTTGGCCCCTGGGCCGCCCCGCCGCACCGCTATCTGTTCGGCTTCCGCGGCCGCATGGACGAACGGCTCGACTGTGTCCGCTCGGTGCGCGACGCTCGCTACGTCTACATCCGCAACTACATGCCTCACCTCATCTACGGCCAGTACCTCGCTTACATGTGGGAGACGCCCACCACACAGGTCTGGGAGCGCCTGTACCGGGAAGGCCGGCTCAGCGAAGTCCAGCGCCGCTTCTGGGAACCCAAGCCGCCCGAAGAGCTCTACGACCTGCACAGCGACCCCGACGAGGTCCGAAACCTCGCCTCCTCGCCCGCCCATCGCCGCATCCTCGATCGCCTGCGCGCCGAGCACCGCCGCCACGAGCTGGCCATTCGCGACGTCGGCCTTCTGGCCGAAAGCGAGATGCACGCCCGCGCCGCCGGCGAGTCGCCTTTTGACATGGCGAAAGACCCAAAGCGGTTCGACACGGTGCGAATCTTCGAAGCGGCGCAGCTGGCCTCGGCCCTCGATCCGCGCGCCGCGCCGCAATTGGCCACGATGCTCGGCGACCGCGACAGCGGCGTTCGCTATTGGGGCGCAATGGGTCTGCTGATGCGCGGCCCCAAGGCCGCCGCCGCGCACCGCGGCGCCCTGGCCCGGGCGCTGTTGGACTCATCCCCTGCCGTCCGCATCGCGGCCGCCGAAGCGCTCGGCCGGTATGGCAGTGATGACGACCTCCGGGCCGCCATGGCCGCCCTCGTTCCGCTCTGCCATCCGGTGAACCACGGCGCCTGGGCTGCCCTCGAAGCTCTCAATGCCGTGGACGCACTCGGCCCCCGCGCCCGGCCGTGGCTCGCCGAAATCCTCGCCATGCCGGACGAAGACCCGAAGGCGCCCGAACGCGTCCGCTCCGAATACATCCGCAGGATGCGGGAACGGCTCCAGCGCACTTCCTCCTGA